From the genome of Xiphophorus hellerii strain 12219 chromosome 11, Xiphophorus_hellerii-4.1, whole genome shotgun sequence, one region includes:
- the gab3 gene encoding GRB2-associated-binding protein 3 isoform X2 has translation MSAGDVVCTGWLIKSPPERKLKRFAWRKRWFVLRSGRMCGNPDVLEYYQSKNSKKPIRTIDLKECEVEMLNNQLRIKRDFHGKHLFVVKTSSRVFYLVANTEEEMNGWISNISQICRFGNLEEAESTDDGSSLTPTSIQPSVDSDRVSLASQPDTSYPRDYLLLSQCETRSVTTRQDSFTNSDISLEQRLSDDAAKDVHAESSLSSISHMSRSPSLYSNGRMSNAPFSAPCSFPVLPSASSSPLHRCSPNVFQFDKPFSPTVFEAAGDTQTPPPLPPKPTHLSELLSDGGANRPKTFSPQHFPASGPVFSRRTSLSGLDHFTMGNTDSRLTRNRRQSVNLPCLNTVQVQSYQSESYVPMASPSPSLPSVEGDSYIPMSPRTFSFLSTNSKAESASSLSPVMCQPGEIAPPPVHRHLKPRLRRVRPPPLDLRGLSTITEFPTHIPLCRVMTDSCFPLTHLPLDRRLENGDSSTDEVTNCSALELRQSLCLPLDGAAQHWKRSSNLDYLSLDFNSASPSPVQKKPLLADEYKVDYVQVDEKKTQALQNTKMEWKDVRQSKT, from the exons ATGAGTGCCGGGGATGTGGTGTGCACCGGCTGGCTCATTAAATCCCCCCCGGAGAGAAAGCTGAAGAGATTT GCGTGGCGGAAGCGCTGGTTCGTGCTCCGGTCGGGGAGAATGTGTGGCAACCCAGATGTGCTGGAATACTACCAGAGCAAGAACTCCAAGAAGCCAATCCGAACCATCGACCTGAAGGAATGTGAGGTGGAGATGCTCAACAACCAGCTGCGGATAAAGCGGGACTTTCACGGGAAGCACCTCTTCGTGGTGAAAACGTCTTCCCGCGTTTTTTACCTGGTGGCCAACACGGAGGAGGAGATGAACGGCTGGATCAGCAACATCAGTCAGATTTGTCGTTTCGGGAACCTGGAGGAGGCAG AGAGCACAGATGATGGATCTTCTCTTACCCCCACCTCCATTCAGCCATCAGTGGACAGTGATCGAGTGTCTCTAGCGAGCCAACCAGACACCAGCTATCCACGAGATTATCTCCTCCTCTCACAGTGTGAAACAAGGAGTGTAACCACTAG ACAAGACAGCTTCACGAACTCTGACATCTCTCTGGAGCAGAGGTTGTCAGACGATGCAGCCAAGGACGTGCACGCCGAGTCTTCCTTGTCCTCCATTTCTCACATGAGCCGCAGCCCGTCTCTTTACTCCAACGGGAGGATGTCCAACGCTCCCTTCAGCGCTCCGTGCAGCTTCCCAGTGTTGCCGTCCGCCTCCTCTTCGCCGCTCCATCGCTGTTCCCCAAACGTCTTCCAGTTCGACAAACCTTTCTCTCCCACCGTGTTCGAGGCAGCCGGCGACACCCAAACACCACCCCCGCTACCGCCCAAGCCAACTCACCTGTCAGAGCTGCTGAGTGACGGAGGAGCTAATAGGCCAAAGACGTTCAGTCCGCAGCACTTCCCCGCCAGCGGGCCGGTATTTTCCAGAAGAACCTCATTGTCCGGATTGGATCATTTCACAATGG GCAACACCGACAGCAGATTAACGAGGAACAGAAGACAGAGTGTTAATTTG CCCTGTTTAAATACGGTACAAGTTCAAAGCTACCAGTCTGAGTCGTACGTCCCCATGGCGTCCCCTTCTCCGTCTCTTCCATCTGTTGAAGGAGACAGTTACATCCCCATGAGCCCCAGGACTTTCAGCTTCCTCAGTACAAACTCCAAAGCTGAGTCTGCCTCGTCACTCAGCCCAGTAATGTGCCAACCTGGAGAAATTGCACCGCCTCCAGTTCACCGACACCTCAAGCCTCGCTTACGGAGAG TTCGACCTCCACCTCTAGACCTGAGAGGCCTTTCGACAATTACTGAATTTCCCACTCATATCCCGCTATGCAGAGTAATGACTGATTCATG cTTTCCACTGACCCACTTACCTCTTGACAGAAGGCTTGAAAATGGGGATAGTTCAACGGACGAAGTGACAAACTGCTCTGCACTG GAATTGAGACAATCACTCTGTCTCCCCTTGGATGGGGCAGCTCAGCACTGGAAGAGAAGCTCAAACCTTGATTATCTCTCACTGGATTTCAACTCTGCATCCCCTTCCCCTGTGCAAAAG AAGCCACTTCTCGCTGACGAGTACAAAGTGGACTACGTGCAGGTGGACGAGAAGAAGACTCAGGCCCTACAGAacacaaaaatggagtggaAGGACGTCAGGCAGTCGAAAACCTGA
- the gab3 gene encoding GRB2-associated-binding protein 3 isoform X1 translates to MSAGDVVCTGWLIKSPPERKLKRFAWRKRWFVLRSGRMCGNPDVLEYYQSKNSKKPIRTIDLKECEVEMLNNQLRIKRDFHGKHLFVVKTSSRVFYLVANTEEEMNGWISNISQICRFGNLEEAESTDDGSSLTPTSIQPSVDSDRVSLASQPDTSYPRDYLLLSQCETRSVTTRQDSFTNSDISLEQRLSDDAAKDVHAESSLSSISHMSRSPSLYSNGRMSNAPFSAPCSFPVLPSASSSPLHRCSPNVFQFDKPFSPTVFEAAGDTQTPPPLPPKPTHLSELLSDGGANRPKTFSPQHFPASGPVFSRRTSLSGLDHFTMGNTDSRLTRNRRQSVNLPCLNTVQVQSYQSESYVPMASPSPSLPSVEGDSYIPMSPRTFSFLSTNSKAESASSLSPVMCQPGEIAPPPVHRHLKPRLRRVRPPPLDLRGLSTITEFPTHIPLCRVMTDSCFPLTHLPLDRRLENGDSSTDEVTNCSALELRQSLCLPLDGAAQHWKRSSNLDYLSLDFNSASPSPVQKQKPLLADEYKVDYVQVDEKKTQALQNTKMEWKDVRQSKT, encoded by the exons ATGAGTGCCGGGGATGTGGTGTGCACCGGCTGGCTCATTAAATCCCCCCCGGAGAGAAAGCTGAAGAGATTT GCGTGGCGGAAGCGCTGGTTCGTGCTCCGGTCGGGGAGAATGTGTGGCAACCCAGATGTGCTGGAATACTACCAGAGCAAGAACTCCAAGAAGCCAATCCGAACCATCGACCTGAAGGAATGTGAGGTGGAGATGCTCAACAACCAGCTGCGGATAAAGCGGGACTTTCACGGGAAGCACCTCTTCGTGGTGAAAACGTCTTCCCGCGTTTTTTACCTGGTGGCCAACACGGAGGAGGAGATGAACGGCTGGATCAGCAACATCAGTCAGATTTGTCGTTTCGGGAACCTGGAGGAGGCAG AGAGCACAGATGATGGATCTTCTCTTACCCCCACCTCCATTCAGCCATCAGTGGACAGTGATCGAGTGTCTCTAGCGAGCCAACCAGACACCAGCTATCCACGAGATTATCTCCTCCTCTCACAGTGTGAAACAAGGAGTGTAACCACTAG ACAAGACAGCTTCACGAACTCTGACATCTCTCTGGAGCAGAGGTTGTCAGACGATGCAGCCAAGGACGTGCACGCCGAGTCTTCCTTGTCCTCCATTTCTCACATGAGCCGCAGCCCGTCTCTTTACTCCAACGGGAGGATGTCCAACGCTCCCTTCAGCGCTCCGTGCAGCTTCCCAGTGTTGCCGTCCGCCTCCTCTTCGCCGCTCCATCGCTGTTCCCCAAACGTCTTCCAGTTCGACAAACCTTTCTCTCCCACCGTGTTCGAGGCAGCCGGCGACACCCAAACACCACCCCCGCTACCGCCCAAGCCAACTCACCTGTCAGAGCTGCTGAGTGACGGAGGAGCTAATAGGCCAAAGACGTTCAGTCCGCAGCACTTCCCCGCCAGCGGGCCGGTATTTTCCAGAAGAACCTCATTGTCCGGATTGGATCATTTCACAATGG GCAACACCGACAGCAGATTAACGAGGAACAGAAGACAGAGTGTTAATTTG CCCTGTTTAAATACGGTACAAGTTCAAAGCTACCAGTCTGAGTCGTACGTCCCCATGGCGTCCCCTTCTCCGTCTCTTCCATCTGTTGAAGGAGACAGTTACATCCCCATGAGCCCCAGGACTTTCAGCTTCCTCAGTACAAACTCCAAAGCTGAGTCTGCCTCGTCACTCAGCCCAGTAATGTGCCAACCTGGAGAAATTGCACCGCCTCCAGTTCACCGACACCTCAAGCCTCGCTTACGGAGAG TTCGACCTCCACCTCTAGACCTGAGAGGCCTTTCGACAATTACTGAATTTCCCACTCATATCCCGCTATGCAGAGTAATGACTGATTCATG cTTTCCACTGACCCACTTACCTCTTGACAGAAGGCTTGAAAATGGGGATAGTTCAACGGACGAAGTGACAAACTGCTCTGCACTG GAATTGAGACAATCACTCTGTCTCCCCTTGGATGGGGCAGCTCAGCACTGGAAGAGAAGCTCAAACCTTGATTATCTCTCACTGGATTTCAACTCTGCATCCCCTTCCCCTGTGCAAAAG CAGAAGCCACTTCTCGCTGACGAGTACAAAGTGGACTACGTGCAGGTGGACGAGAAGAAGACTCAGGCCCTACAGAacacaaaaatggagtggaAGGACGTCAGGCAGTCGAAAACCTGA